A region from the Neurospora crassa OR74A linkage group V, whole genome shotgun sequence genome encodes:
- a CDS encoding FMN binding oxidoreductase — translation MATSTTSDLKLSQPLTLPNGLTLPNRLVKAAMAEQMGFGNHLPNPELAAVYATWARGDWGLILTGNVQVDHAHKGDAHDISPNHPGTTPEQTVTAFKAWADAARLNGQSKTPVVVQINHPGRQSPMGAGTRGLWEKAVAPSPVPLVLGEAFVPRLLSKVLFGTPRELTVAEIKDIVQKFAVTARITAEAGFNGVEIHAAHGYLLAQFLSKKTNRRGDEYGGSAENRARIVGEIIKECRRQVTEAVGEEEAKKFVVGIKLNSADWQAGRDGKEEEETDTAEEVLKQIELFEQWGIDFVEVSGGSYEDPQMANGPKPEKSERTMAREAFFLEFAKIIRTKFPKLPLMVTGGFRTRQGMEAALESDDCDMIGIGRPAIINPSLPANLILNPEVPDADARLFDKKRAEPHWIVEKLGMKSIVGAGVEVTWYVSELKKLAKF, via the exons atgGCTACTTCCACTACCTCCGACCTCAAACTCTCCCAACCCCTCACCCTCCCCAATGGCCTTACCCTCCCCAACCGCCTCGTCAAAGCCGCCATGGCCGAACAAATGGGCTTCGGCAACCACCTGCCCAACCCCGAACTCGCCGCCGTCTACGCCACCTGGGCCCGCGGCGACTGGGGCCTGATTCTCACCGGCAACGTCCAAGTCGACCACGCGCACAAGGGCGACGCCCACGACATCAGCCCCAACCACCCCGGCACCACGCCCGAGCAGACCGTCACGGCCTTCAAGGCCTGGGCGGACGCCGCGCGCCTGAATGGCCAGTCCAAAACGCCTGTGGTCGTGCAGATCAACCACCCTGGTCGCCAGAGTCCGATGGGCGCGGGCACGCGGGGACTGTGGGAGAAGGCGGTGGCGCCCTCGCCGGTGCCGTTGGTGTTGGGAGAGGCGTTTGTGCCTCGCTTGTTGTCGAAAGTGCTTTTCGGCACGCCGCGGGAGCTGACGGTTGCGGAGATCAAGGATATCGTGCAAAAGTTTGCGGTGACGGCGAGGATCACGGCCGAGGCCGGGTTCAATGGCGTGGAGATCCATGCGGCGCATGGATACCTGTTGGCGCAGTTCTTGAGCAAGAAGACAAACAGGCGCGGGGATGAGTATGGCGGGTCGGCTGAGAACAGGGCGAGGATTGTTGGGGAGATTATTAAGGAGTGCAGGAGGCAGGTGACTGAGGCGgtgggtgaagaggaggcgaAGAAGTTTGTGGTGGGAATCAAGCTGAACAGTGCGGATTGGCAGGCGGGACGCGatggaaaggaggaggaggagacggatacggcggaggaggtgttgAAGCAGATTGAGCTTTTTGAGCAGTGGGGGATCGACTTTGTCGAGGTTAGCGGTGGCAGTTATGAGGATCCTCAG ATGGCCAACGGTCCCAAGCCCGAAAAGTCCGAACGCACCATGGCCCGCGaggccttcttcctcgagtTCGCCAAGATCATCCGCACCAAGTTCCCCAAGCTTCCTCTCATGGTCACCGGCGGCTTCCGCACTCGTCAGGGCATGGAGGCCGCTTTGGAATCCGATGATTGCGACATGATCGGTATCGGACGCccggccatcatcaaccctTCGCTTCCCGCCAACTTGATCCTCAACCCGGAGGTGCCGGATGCGGATGCCCGCTTGTTCGACAAGAAGAGGGCTGAGCCGCACTGGATCGTTGAGAAGTTGGGCATGAAGTCCattgttggtgctggtgttgaGGTG ACGTGGTATGTGAgcgagctcaagaagctggCCAAGTTTTAG